The following are encoded together in the Platichthys flesus chromosome 9, fPlaFle2.1, whole genome shotgun sequence genome:
- the LOC133960767 gene encoding interferon-induced protein with tetratricopeptide repeats 1-like — MSASQSEIPLEGRLGALQCHFNWDLEPGRNKLLRIKDMMQDIGTEEGCKWLGHIYNLQGFVHFQLGSIEEARSFFSRAEEAFRRMRGAEEGPWLVVTYGNQAWLHHHQGELAESRACLSKIDVLMTEDPSQDELHPEICAEKAWTLMKFSGEQMLLADDYFQRAIRMQPDVVEWQTSHVLALVNMSKHSGTGFEEDIMEKLRKAKEQDPDNLFLAAVYLQQLAKKGQIDQSGARELATKVLRNPVSSYSGIKPLLWFYRTFTSSDKAVALVEEALKLHPDERYLKRCAALCYKWKIWEKDSRSSQSLIEKGIRAHEELISLYPDSSFMMRIDLANISAKSENTKAKSEKIYKELLEEDLDPAEQQVFFTIYAKHLRFNQQQLKKSIQYHMKAVEIPIKSFHQESSIQALEKIRYNQEVNRFLSRLKDSQK; from the exons ATGAG TGCTTCTCAGAGTGAAATACCCCTGGAGGGCAGACTGGGGGCGCTGCAGTGCCACTTCAACTGGGATCTGGAGCCCGGCAGGAACAAACTTTTGAGAATCAAGGACATGATGCAGGACATCGGCACAGAGGAAGGATGCAAGTGGCTGGGACACATTTACAACCTGCAGGGGTTCGTCCACTTCCAGCTGGGGTCCATTGAAGAAGCCAGGAGTTTCTTCAGCAGAGCCGAGGAGGCCTTCAGGCggatgagaggagcagaggagggtcCCTGGCTGGTGGTGACCTACGGGAACCAGGCCTGGCTGCACCATCACCAGGGAGAACTAGCAGAGAGTCGGGCTTGTCTCTCAAAGATCGACGTCCTGATGACTGAAGATCCATCGCAGGACGAGCTGCACCCGGAGATCTGTGCTGAGAAAGCCTGGACTCTGATGAAGTTCAGTGGAGAACAGATGCTTCTGGCAGATGATTACTTCCAGAGAGCCATCCGGATGCAGCCGGACGTGGTGGAGTGGCAGACCAGCCACGTGTTAGCGTTAGTTAACATGTCCAAACACAGCGGAACAGGGTTCGAGGAAGACATCATGGAGAAGCTGAGAAAAGCCAAAGAGCAGGATCCAGATAACCTGTTCCTTGCTGCTGTTTACCTCCAGCAACTCGCTAAGAAAGGACAAATAGACCAGAGTGGAGCACGTGAGTTAGCTACAAAGGTTCTGAGAAACCCCGTCAGCAGCTACAGTGGAATCAAACCTTTGCTGTGGTTTTACAGAACCTTCACCTCCTCAGACAAGGCTGTGGCTTTGGTAGAAGAGGCTCTGAAGCTACATCCGGATGAACGTTATCTGAAAAGATGTGCTGCACTCTGCTACAAGTGGAAGATCTGGGAGAAGGACAGTCGCTCAAGTCAGAGCTTGATAGAGAAAGGGATCCGTGCCCATGAGGAGTTGATTTCTCTTTATCCTGATTCCTCATTTATGATGAGAATAGACCTCGCAAATATTTCTGCAAAGTCAGAGAACACCAAGGCCAAATCTGAGAAGATCTACAAGGAGCTGCTCGAAGAGGATCTTGACCCTGCTGAACAACAAGTCTTCTTCACCATCTACGCAAAACATCTGCGCTTCAATCAACAGCAGCTTAAGAAGTCAATCCAGTATCACATGAAGGCGGTGGAGATACCAATCAAGTCCTTCCATCAGGAGAGCAGCATCCAGGCTCTGGAGAAGATCAGATACAACCAAGAAGTCAACAGGTTTCTGTCCAGACTGAAAGACTCTCAGAAATAA
- the LOC133960555 gene encoding interferon-induced protein with tetratricopeptide repeats 1-like — MSAAQSEIPLEGRLGALQCHFTWDLEPGRNKLLRIKDTLQDIGTEDGHMWRGHIYNLQGFVHFQLGSIEEARSFFSRAEEAFRRMRGAEEGPWLVVTYGNQAWLHHHQGELAESRACLSKIDGLMTEDPSQDELHPEICAEKAWTLMKFSREQNLLADDYFQRAIRMQPDVVEWQTSHVILLVNMSKRNATGVEEDIMEKLRKAKEQDPENLYLAAIYLLQLAKKGQIDQSGACELATKVLRNPVSSYSGIRPLLWFYRTFTSIDEAVALAEETLKLHPDERYLKRCAALCYRWKIWEKNSRPSPSLIKKGIRAHKDLISIYPDTSFMKRIQLANMYARSEKKKAKSEKIFQQLLEEDLEPAEQQVFFTIYAKHLFFNQQQSNMSIMYHMKAVEIPIKSFYQESSIQALEKIRHRKGNQEVDRFLSRLRESQK, encoded by the exons ATGAG TGCTGCTCAGAGTGAAATACCCCTGGAGGGCAGACTGGGGGCGCTGCAGTGCCACTTCACCTGGGATCTGGAGCCCGGCAGGAACAAACTTTTGAGAATCAAGGACACGCTGCAGGACATCGGCACAGAGGACGGACACATGTGGCGAGGACACATTTACAACCTGCAGGGGTTCGTCCACTTCCAGCTGGGGTCCATTGAAGAAGCTAGGAGTTTCTTCAGCAGAGCCGAGGAGGCCTTCAGGCggatgagaggagcagaggagggtcCCTGGCTGGTGGTGACCTACGGGAACCAGGCCTGGCTGCACCATCACCAGGGAGAACTAGCAGAGAGTCGGGCTTGTCTGTCAAAGATCGACGGCCTGATGACTGAAGATCCATCGCAGGACGAGCTGCACCCGGAGATCTGCGCTGAGAAAGCCTGGACTCTGATGAAGTTCAGCAGAGAACAGAATCTTCTGGCAGATGATTACTTCCAGAGAGCCATCCGGATGCAGCCGGATGTGGTGGAGTGGCAGACCAGCCACGTGATATTGTTAGTTAACATGTCCAAACGCAACGCAACAGGGGTCGAGGAAGACATCATGGAGAAGCTGAGAAAAGCCAAGGAGCAGGATCCAGAGAACCTGTACCTCGCTGCCATTTACCTCCTGCAACTCGCTAAGAAAGGACAAATAGACCAGAGTGGAGCATGTGAGTTAGCCACAAAGGTTCTGAGAAACCCTGTCAGCAGCTACAGTGGAATCAGACCTTTGCTGTGGTTTTACAGAACCTTCACCTCCATAGACGAGGCTGTGGCTTTGGCAGAAGAGACTCTGAAGCTACATCCGGACGAACGTTATCTGAAAAGATGTGCTGCACTCTGCTACAGATGGAAGATCTGGGAGAAGAACAGTCGCCCAAGTCCAAGCCTGATAAAGAAAGGGATCCGTGCCCATAAAGATTTGATTTCTATTTATCCTGATACTTCATTTATGAAGAGAATACAACTCGCAAATATGTATGCAAGGTCAGAGAAGAAAAAGGCCAAATCTGAGAAGATCTTCCAGCAGCTGCTCGAAGAGGATCTGGAACCTGCTGAACAACAAGTCTTCTTCACCATCTACGCAAAACATCTGTTCTTCAATCAACAGCAGTCTAACATGTCAATCATGTATCACATGAAGGCGGTGGAGATACCAATCAAGTCCTTCTATCAGGAGAGCAGCATCCAGGCTCTGGAGAAGATCAGACACAGAAAGGGGAACCAAGAAGTCGACAGGTTTCTGTCCAGACTGAGAGAGTCTCAGAAATAA
- the trmt1l gene encoding TRMT1-like protein isoform X2 translates to MAELKEAEAAPRYQEDAEITRGDGAAAVGAQAATRSAEDQAADDHDAKPSTTTSERHVSIQTQLDGLEMLVDLNGAGRKSCPLCPEEKFKACYSHKLRRHLQNLHWKVYAEFEGQRMCICHLPCRNLKPGLTGDQASGRHVAHYHCVVCSVTIARKTDMISHLKRHVNKGETEASYSGCSDLPLQEPAPSGQAFEIMKELGTNVQLLPNHTTPQKSDTYFNRKMKANRQLVFCALAVLAEERNPLECLDAFGATGIMGLQWAKHLRQAVKVTITDISDICVKMIKENCELNHIRVEGGARGPRGPEGGGSEEEEGTPIATVEVAKMDANVIMHLRPFDYIHLDPFGTAVNYLDAAFRNVRNLGIVSVTSTDTGSLYAKAPDVTLRHYSSHIVRTEYYKELAARIVVATAARAAARCNKGIEVLLAVALEHFVLVVVRVLRGPMQADESARKLRKLVHCQWCEERVFLKLGNMVDETLPCNCHGSLPGKTAVYLGPLWAGPLFNTGFLRRMLSAAVQHSMDDIQPLVKTLICESDCTSLKSLMHGPSAFNQVECGVVIKTLHSGEESGPDQSGKRKSGEESGNLVKKLKSDASLEHPPFYYSIHRHSIRGMNMPKLNKFLLYLMEAGFRVSRTHFDPTGIRTDAKLEQFKSVLTKYSVPTYTGTTQTSVSTEKTT, encoded by the exons ATGGCGGAGCTGAAGGAGGCGGAAGCTGCTCCGCGTTACCAGGAGGACGCAGAAATCACAC GGGGCGATGGTGCAGCTGCAGTCGGGGCCCAAGCAGCCACTCGCTCAGCGGAGGACCAGGCGGCTGACGACCACGATGCCAaaccctccaccaccacctcgg AGAGACACGTGTCCATCCAGACCCAGCTGGACGGCCTGGAGATGCTGGTGGACCTCAACGGAG CGGGACGCAAGTCGTGTCCTCTGTGTCCGGAGGAGAAGTTCAAAGCTTGTTACAGCCACAAGCTGCGTCGCCACCTGCAGAACCTCCACTGGAAGGTCTACGCTGAGTTTGAAG GCCAGAGGATGTGTATCTGCCACCTGCCCTGCAGGAACCTGAAGCCCGGCCTGACTGGAGATCAG GCGTCAGGACGCCACGTGGCCCACTACCACTGTGTGGTCTGCTCCGTCACCATCGCCCGCAAGACCGACATGATCAGCCACCTGAAGCGCCACGTCAACAAGGGCGAGACGGAGGCCAGCTACAGCGGCTGCTCCGACCTGCCTCTCCAAGAGCCCG ctccCTCTGGTCAGGCCTTTGAAATCATGAAAGAACTCGGAACGAACGTGCAGCTCCTCCCCAACCACACCACCCCCCAGAAGAGCGACACCTACTTCAACCGCAAGATGAAGGCcaacag GCAGCTGGTGTTCTGTGCGCTGGCCGTTCTGGCCGAGGAGAGGAACCCGCTGGAGTGTCTGGACGCGTTCGGAGCCACAG GGATCATGGGGCTCCAGTGGGCCAAGCACCTGCGTCAGGCCGTCAAAGTGACCATAACGGACATCAGCGACATCTGCGTCAAAATGATCAAAGAGAACTGTGAGCTGAACCACATCcgagtggaggggggggcgcGAGGGCCCCGGGGGCCCGAGGGGGGcggcagcgaggaggaggaggggacgcCCATCGCCACGGTGGAGGTCGCCAAGATGGATGCCAACGTCATCATGCACCTTCGGCCCTTTGACTACAT TCACCTGGACCCGTTCGGCACGGCGGTGAACTACCTGGACGCCGCCTTCAGGAACGTCCGGAACCTGGGCATCGTGTCGGTGACGTCCACGGACACCGGCTCGCTGTACGCCAAGGCTCCCGACGTCACGCTGCGGCACTACAGCAGCCACATCGTGCGCACCGAGTACTACAAGGAGCTGGCTGCTCGCATCGTGGTGGCCACCGCGGCACG GGCGGCGGCTCGCTGCAACAAAGGCATCGAGGTGCTGCTGGCGGTGGCGCTGGAGCACTTCGTCCTGGTGGTGGTGAGGGTCCTCAGGGGCCCCATGCAGGCCGACGAGTCCGCCAGGAAGCTGCGGAAGCTGGTCCACTGTCAGTGGTGCGAGGAGAGGGTCTTCCTCAAACTGGGGAACATGGTGGACG AAACGCTGCCCTGCAACTGTCATGGAAGTCTGCCTGGGAAGACGGCTGTGTACCTGGGACCGCTGTG ggcTGGTCCTCTGTTTAACACAGGCTTCCTGAGGAGGATGCTCTCGGCGGCGGTGCAGCACAGTATGGACGACATCCAGCCGCTCGTCAAAACTCTGATCTGCGAGTCCGACTGCACGTCCCTCAAGTCTCTGATGCACGGACCGTCCGCCTTCAACCAGG tggaGTGTGGAGTCGTGATCAAGACGTTACACAGCGGAGAGGAGTCGGGTCCTGATCAGTCCG ggaagaggaagagcggCGAGGAGTCGGGGAACCTGGTGAAGAAGCTGAAGTCTGATGCGTCTCTGGAACATCCGCCGTTCTACTACAGCATCCACCGCCACAGCATCCGGGGCATGAACATGCCCAA GCTGAACAAGTTCCTTCTGTACCTGATGGAGGCCGGCTTCAGGGTGAGTCGGACCCACTTCGACCCGACGGGGATTCGAACCGACGCCAAGCTGGAGCAGTTCAAGTCTGTCCTCACGAAGTACAGCGTGCCTACGTACACCGGCACCACGCAGACGAGCGTGAGCACCGAGAAGACCACCTGA
- the trmt1l gene encoding TRMT1-like protein isoform X1: MAELKEAEAAPRYQEDAEITRGDGAAAVGAQAATRSAEDQAADDHDAKPSTTTSERHVSIQTQLDGLEMLVDLNGAGRKSCPLCPEEKFKACYSHKLRRHLQNLHWKVYAEFEGQRMCICHLPCRNLKPGLTGDQASGRHVAHYHCVVCSVTIARKTDMISHLKRHVNKGETEASYSGCSDLPLQEPDLCVSAAPSGQAFEIMKELGTNVQLLPNHTTPQKSDTYFNRKMKANRQLVFCALAVLAEERNPLECLDAFGATGIMGLQWAKHLRQAVKVTITDISDICVKMIKENCELNHIRVEGGARGPRGPEGGGSEEEEGTPIATVEVAKMDANVIMHLRPFDYIHLDPFGTAVNYLDAAFRNVRNLGIVSVTSTDTGSLYAKAPDVTLRHYSSHIVRTEYYKELAARIVVATAARAAARCNKGIEVLLAVALEHFVLVVVRVLRGPMQADESARKLRKLVHCQWCEERVFLKLGNMVDETLPCNCHGSLPGKTAVYLGPLWAGPLFNTGFLRRMLSAAVQHSMDDIQPLVKTLICESDCTSLKSLMHGPSAFNQVECGVVIKTLHSGEESGPDQSGKRKSGEESGNLVKKLKSDASLEHPPFYYSIHRHSIRGMNMPKLNKFLLYLMEAGFRVSRTHFDPTGIRTDAKLEQFKSVLTKYSVPTYTGTTQTSVSTEKTT; the protein is encoded by the exons ATGGCGGAGCTGAAGGAGGCGGAAGCTGCTCCGCGTTACCAGGAGGACGCAGAAATCACAC GGGGCGATGGTGCAGCTGCAGTCGGGGCCCAAGCAGCCACTCGCTCAGCGGAGGACCAGGCGGCTGACGACCACGATGCCAaaccctccaccaccacctcgg AGAGACACGTGTCCATCCAGACCCAGCTGGACGGCCTGGAGATGCTGGTGGACCTCAACGGAG CGGGACGCAAGTCGTGTCCTCTGTGTCCGGAGGAGAAGTTCAAAGCTTGTTACAGCCACAAGCTGCGTCGCCACCTGCAGAACCTCCACTGGAAGGTCTACGCTGAGTTTGAAG GCCAGAGGATGTGTATCTGCCACCTGCCCTGCAGGAACCTGAAGCCCGGCCTGACTGGAGATCAG GCGTCAGGACGCCACGTGGCCCACTACCACTGTGTGGTCTGCTCCGTCACCATCGCCCGCAAGACCGACATGATCAGCCACCTGAAGCGCCACGTCAACAAGGGCGAGACGGAGGCCAGCTACAGCGGCTGCTCCGACCTGCCTCTCCAAGAGCCCG acctgtgtgtgtcagcagctccCTCTGGTCAGGCCTTTGAAATCATGAAAGAACTCGGAACGAACGTGCAGCTCCTCCCCAACCACACCACCCCCCAGAAGAGCGACACCTACTTCAACCGCAAGATGAAGGCcaacag GCAGCTGGTGTTCTGTGCGCTGGCCGTTCTGGCCGAGGAGAGGAACCCGCTGGAGTGTCTGGACGCGTTCGGAGCCACAG GGATCATGGGGCTCCAGTGGGCCAAGCACCTGCGTCAGGCCGTCAAAGTGACCATAACGGACATCAGCGACATCTGCGTCAAAATGATCAAAGAGAACTGTGAGCTGAACCACATCcgagtggaggggggggcgcGAGGGCCCCGGGGGCCCGAGGGGGGcggcagcgaggaggaggaggggacgcCCATCGCCACGGTGGAGGTCGCCAAGATGGATGCCAACGTCATCATGCACCTTCGGCCCTTTGACTACAT TCACCTGGACCCGTTCGGCACGGCGGTGAACTACCTGGACGCCGCCTTCAGGAACGTCCGGAACCTGGGCATCGTGTCGGTGACGTCCACGGACACCGGCTCGCTGTACGCCAAGGCTCCCGACGTCACGCTGCGGCACTACAGCAGCCACATCGTGCGCACCGAGTACTACAAGGAGCTGGCTGCTCGCATCGTGGTGGCCACCGCGGCACG GGCGGCGGCTCGCTGCAACAAAGGCATCGAGGTGCTGCTGGCGGTGGCGCTGGAGCACTTCGTCCTGGTGGTGGTGAGGGTCCTCAGGGGCCCCATGCAGGCCGACGAGTCCGCCAGGAAGCTGCGGAAGCTGGTCCACTGTCAGTGGTGCGAGGAGAGGGTCTTCCTCAAACTGGGGAACATGGTGGACG AAACGCTGCCCTGCAACTGTCATGGAAGTCTGCCTGGGAAGACGGCTGTGTACCTGGGACCGCTGTG ggcTGGTCCTCTGTTTAACACAGGCTTCCTGAGGAGGATGCTCTCGGCGGCGGTGCAGCACAGTATGGACGACATCCAGCCGCTCGTCAAAACTCTGATCTGCGAGTCCGACTGCACGTCCCTCAAGTCTCTGATGCACGGACCGTCCGCCTTCAACCAGG tggaGTGTGGAGTCGTGATCAAGACGTTACACAGCGGAGAGGAGTCGGGTCCTGATCAGTCCG ggaagaggaagagcggCGAGGAGTCGGGGAACCTGGTGAAGAAGCTGAAGTCTGATGCGTCTCTGGAACATCCGCCGTTCTACTACAGCATCCACCGCCACAGCATCCGGGGCATGAACATGCCCAA GCTGAACAAGTTCCTTCTGTACCTGATGGAGGCCGGCTTCAGGGTGAGTCGGACCCACTTCGACCCGACGGGGATTCGAACCGACGCCAAGCTGGAGCAGTTCAAGTCTGTCCTCACGAAGTACAGCGTGCCTACGTACACCGGCACCACGCAGACGAGCGTGAGCACCGAGAAGACCACCTGA
- the trmt1l gene encoding TRMT1-like protein isoform X4 produces the protein MLVDLNGAGRKSCPLCPEEKFKACYSHKLRRHLQNLHWKVYAEFEGQRMCICHLPCRNLKPGLTGDQASGRHVAHYHCVVCSVTIARKTDMISHLKRHVNKGETEASYSGCSDLPLQEPDLCVSAAPSGQAFEIMKELGTNVQLLPNHTTPQKSDTYFNRKMKANRQLVFCALAVLAEERNPLECLDAFGATGIMGLQWAKHLRQAVKVTITDISDICVKMIKENCELNHIRVEGGARGPRGPEGGGSEEEEGTPIATVEVAKMDANVIMHLRPFDYIHLDPFGTAVNYLDAAFRNVRNLGIVSVTSTDTGSLYAKAPDVTLRHYSSHIVRTEYYKELAARIVVATAARAAARCNKGIEVLLAVALEHFVLVVVRVLRGPMQADESARKLRKLVHCQWCEERVFLKLGNMVDETLPCNCHGSLPGKTAVYLGPLWAGPLFNTGFLRRMLSAAVQHSMDDIQPLVKTLICESDCTSLKSLMHGPSAFNQVECGVVIKTLHSGEESGPDQSGKRKSGEESGNLVKKLKSDASLEHPPFYYSIHRHSIRGMNMPKLNKFLLYLMEAGFRVSRTHFDPTGIRTDAKLEQFKSVLTKYSVPTYTGTTQTSVSTEKTT, from the exons ATGCTGGTGGACCTCAACGGAG CGGGACGCAAGTCGTGTCCTCTGTGTCCGGAGGAGAAGTTCAAAGCTTGTTACAGCCACAAGCTGCGTCGCCACCTGCAGAACCTCCACTGGAAGGTCTACGCTGAGTTTGAAG GCCAGAGGATGTGTATCTGCCACCTGCCCTGCAGGAACCTGAAGCCCGGCCTGACTGGAGATCAG GCGTCAGGACGCCACGTGGCCCACTACCACTGTGTGGTCTGCTCCGTCACCATCGCCCGCAAGACCGACATGATCAGCCACCTGAAGCGCCACGTCAACAAGGGCGAGACGGAGGCCAGCTACAGCGGCTGCTCCGACCTGCCTCTCCAAGAGCCCG acctgtgtgtgtcagcagctccCTCTGGTCAGGCCTTTGAAATCATGAAAGAACTCGGAACGAACGTGCAGCTCCTCCCCAACCACACCACCCCCCAGAAGAGCGACACCTACTTCAACCGCAAGATGAAGGCcaacag GCAGCTGGTGTTCTGTGCGCTGGCCGTTCTGGCCGAGGAGAGGAACCCGCTGGAGTGTCTGGACGCGTTCGGAGCCACAG GGATCATGGGGCTCCAGTGGGCCAAGCACCTGCGTCAGGCCGTCAAAGTGACCATAACGGACATCAGCGACATCTGCGTCAAAATGATCAAAGAGAACTGTGAGCTGAACCACATCcgagtggaggggggggcgcGAGGGCCCCGGGGGCCCGAGGGGGGcggcagcgaggaggaggaggggacgcCCATCGCCACGGTGGAGGTCGCCAAGATGGATGCCAACGTCATCATGCACCTTCGGCCCTTTGACTACAT TCACCTGGACCCGTTCGGCACGGCGGTGAACTACCTGGACGCCGCCTTCAGGAACGTCCGGAACCTGGGCATCGTGTCGGTGACGTCCACGGACACCGGCTCGCTGTACGCCAAGGCTCCCGACGTCACGCTGCGGCACTACAGCAGCCACATCGTGCGCACCGAGTACTACAAGGAGCTGGCTGCTCGCATCGTGGTGGCCACCGCGGCACG GGCGGCGGCTCGCTGCAACAAAGGCATCGAGGTGCTGCTGGCGGTGGCGCTGGAGCACTTCGTCCTGGTGGTGGTGAGGGTCCTCAGGGGCCCCATGCAGGCCGACGAGTCCGCCAGGAAGCTGCGGAAGCTGGTCCACTGTCAGTGGTGCGAGGAGAGGGTCTTCCTCAAACTGGGGAACATGGTGGACG AAACGCTGCCCTGCAACTGTCATGGAAGTCTGCCTGGGAAGACGGCTGTGTACCTGGGACCGCTGTG ggcTGGTCCTCTGTTTAACACAGGCTTCCTGAGGAGGATGCTCTCGGCGGCGGTGCAGCACAGTATGGACGACATCCAGCCGCTCGTCAAAACTCTGATCTGCGAGTCCGACTGCACGTCCCTCAAGTCTCTGATGCACGGACCGTCCGCCTTCAACCAGG tggaGTGTGGAGTCGTGATCAAGACGTTACACAGCGGAGAGGAGTCGGGTCCTGATCAGTCCG ggaagaggaagagcggCGAGGAGTCGGGGAACCTGGTGAAGAAGCTGAAGTCTGATGCGTCTCTGGAACATCCGCCGTTCTACTACAGCATCCACCGCCACAGCATCCGGGGCATGAACATGCCCAA GCTGAACAAGTTCCTTCTGTACCTGATGGAGGCCGGCTTCAGGGTGAGTCGGACCCACTTCGACCCGACGGGGATTCGAACCGACGCCAAGCTGGAGCAGTTCAAGTCTGTCCTCACGAAGTACAGCGTGCCTACGTACACCGGCACCACGCAGACGAGCGTGAGCACCGAGAAGACCACCTGA
- the trmt1l gene encoding TRMT1-like protein isoform X3, with protein MILCFHSSAGRKSCPLCPEEKFKACYSHKLRRHLQNLHWKVYAEFEGQRMCICHLPCRNLKPGLTGDQASGRHVAHYHCVVCSVTIARKTDMISHLKRHVNKGETEASYSGCSDLPLQEPDLCVSAAPSGQAFEIMKELGTNVQLLPNHTTPQKSDTYFNRKMKANRQLVFCALAVLAEERNPLECLDAFGATGIMGLQWAKHLRQAVKVTITDISDICVKMIKENCELNHIRVEGGARGPRGPEGGGSEEEEGTPIATVEVAKMDANVIMHLRPFDYIHLDPFGTAVNYLDAAFRNVRNLGIVSVTSTDTGSLYAKAPDVTLRHYSSHIVRTEYYKELAARIVVATAARAAARCNKGIEVLLAVALEHFVLVVVRVLRGPMQADESARKLRKLVHCQWCEERVFLKLGNMVDETLPCNCHGSLPGKTAVYLGPLWAGPLFNTGFLRRMLSAAVQHSMDDIQPLVKTLICESDCTSLKSLMHGPSAFNQVECGVVIKTLHSGEESGPDQSGKRKSGEESGNLVKKLKSDASLEHPPFYYSIHRHSIRGMNMPKLNKFLLYLMEAGFRVSRTHFDPTGIRTDAKLEQFKSVLTKYSVPTYTGTTQTSVSTEKTT; from the exons ATGATTTTGTGTTTCCACTCGTCAGCGGGACGCAAGTCGTGTCCTCTGTGTCCGGAGGAGAAGTTCAAAGCTTGTTACAGCCACAAGCTGCGTCGCCACCTGCAGAACCTCCACTGGAAGGTCTACGCTGAGTTTGAAG GCCAGAGGATGTGTATCTGCCACCTGCCCTGCAGGAACCTGAAGCCCGGCCTGACTGGAGATCAG GCGTCAGGACGCCACGTGGCCCACTACCACTGTGTGGTCTGCTCCGTCACCATCGCCCGCAAGACCGACATGATCAGCCACCTGAAGCGCCACGTCAACAAGGGCGAGACGGAGGCCAGCTACAGCGGCTGCTCCGACCTGCCTCTCCAAGAGCCCG acctgtgtgtgtcagcagctccCTCTGGTCAGGCCTTTGAAATCATGAAAGAACTCGGAACGAACGTGCAGCTCCTCCCCAACCACACCACCCCCCAGAAGAGCGACACCTACTTCAACCGCAAGATGAAGGCcaacag GCAGCTGGTGTTCTGTGCGCTGGCCGTTCTGGCCGAGGAGAGGAACCCGCTGGAGTGTCTGGACGCGTTCGGAGCCACAG GGATCATGGGGCTCCAGTGGGCCAAGCACCTGCGTCAGGCCGTCAAAGTGACCATAACGGACATCAGCGACATCTGCGTCAAAATGATCAAAGAGAACTGTGAGCTGAACCACATCcgagtggaggggggggcgcGAGGGCCCCGGGGGCCCGAGGGGGGcggcagcgaggaggaggaggggacgcCCATCGCCACGGTGGAGGTCGCCAAGATGGATGCCAACGTCATCATGCACCTTCGGCCCTTTGACTACAT TCACCTGGACCCGTTCGGCACGGCGGTGAACTACCTGGACGCCGCCTTCAGGAACGTCCGGAACCTGGGCATCGTGTCGGTGACGTCCACGGACACCGGCTCGCTGTACGCCAAGGCTCCCGACGTCACGCTGCGGCACTACAGCAGCCACATCGTGCGCACCGAGTACTACAAGGAGCTGGCTGCTCGCATCGTGGTGGCCACCGCGGCACG GGCGGCGGCTCGCTGCAACAAAGGCATCGAGGTGCTGCTGGCGGTGGCGCTGGAGCACTTCGTCCTGGTGGTGGTGAGGGTCCTCAGGGGCCCCATGCAGGCCGACGAGTCCGCCAGGAAGCTGCGGAAGCTGGTCCACTGTCAGTGGTGCGAGGAGAGGGTCTTCCTCAAACTGGGGAACATGGTGGACG AAACGCTGCCCTGCAACTGTCATGGAAGTCTGCCTGGGAAGACGGCTGTGTACCTGGGACCGCTGTG ggcTGGTCCTCTGTTTAACACAGGCTTCCTGAGGAGGATGCTCTCGGCGGCGGTGCAGCACAGTATGGACGACATCCAGCCGCTCGTCAAAACTCTGATCTGCGAGTCCGACTGCACGTCCCTCAAGTCTCTGATGCACGGACCGTCCGCCTTCAACCAGG tggaGTGTGGAGTCGTGATCAAGACGTTACACAGCGGAGAGGAGTCGGGTCCTGATCAGTCCG ggaagaggaagagcggCGAGGAGTCGGGGAACCTGGTGAAGAAGCTGAAGTCTGATGCGTCTCTGGAACATCCGCCGTTCTACTACAGCATCCACCGCCACAGCATCCGGGGCATGAACATGCCCAA GCTGAACAAGTTCCTTCTGTACCTGATGGAGGCCGGCTTCAGGGTGAGTCGGACCCACTTCGACCCGACGGGGATTCGAACCGACGCCAAGCTGGAGCAGTTCAAGTCTGTCCTCACGAAGTACAGCGTGCCTACGTACACCGGCACCACGCAGACGAGCGTGAGCACCGAGAAGACCACCTGA